The Populus trichocarpa isolate Nisqually-1 chromosome 11, P.trichocarpa_v4.1, whole genome shotgun sequence genome has a segment encoding these proteins:
- the LOC7484538 gene encoding lysM domain receptor-like kinase 3, whose product MIPSSSRYPHIQTLLVSCVLLFLVFKVQAKCRTGCGLALASYYVWQGSNLTYISTIFNQSITEILRYNPKVPNQDSIRSDTRLNVPFSCDCLNGDFLGHTFSYITQSGDTYHKIARNAFSNLTTEDWVHRVNIYDITEIPNYVPINVTVNCTCGDKQVSRDYGLFTTYPLRPDENLSSLEAESGVPADLLEKYNLGTDFNAGGGIVYMPAKDPTGNYPPLKIRAIAGISVAGVAGSFFLASCFYFGFYRRREVEASLFPEAAESPYIHHRHGSGNILEQTSETAALVGSPGLTGFTVDKSVEFSYEELAKATNDFSMDNKIGQGGFGAVYYAELRGEKAAIKKMDMQASKEFLAELKVLTHVHHLNLVRLIGYCVEGSLFLVYEFIENGNLGQHLRSNSGKDPLPWSTRVQVALDSARGLEYIHEHTVPVYIHRDVKSANILIDKNFRGKVADFGLTRLTEVGSASLHTRLVGTFGYMPPEYAQYGDVSSKIDVYAFGVVLYELISAKEAVVKTNEFITESMGLVALFEEVLGQPDPRENLPKLVDARLGDDYPLDSVCKMAQLARACTQENPHVRPSMRSIVVALMTLSSSTEDWDVGSLYENQAIVDLMSGR is encoded by the exons ATGATCCCATCATCCTCTAGGTATCCACACATTCAGACGTTGTTAGTCTCTTGTGTTCTTCTCTTCTTAGTCTTCAAAGTCCAAGCCAAGTGTAGAACAGGTTGTGGCCTTGCCTTGGCTTCGTATTATGTATGGCAAGGATCAAACCTAACTTATATCAGCACCATCTTCAACCAGAGCATTACTGAGATCCTTCGTTACAATCCTAAAGTCCCAAATCAAGATAGCATACGTAGTGATACAAGACTCAACGTACCCTTTTCTTGTGATTGCTTAAATGGTGATTTCTTAGGGCATACCTTTTCTTACATTACTCAATCTGGTGATACTTACCATAAGATTGCAAGGAATGCCTTTTCTAACCTCACCACTGAGGATTGGGTTCACAGAGTCAACATTTATGATATCACTGAGATACCAAACTATGTTCCTATTAATGTAACAGTGAACTGTACATGTGGAGATAAGCAGGTGTCAAGGGATTACGGATTGTTCACGACCTACCCTCTTCGGCCCGACGAGAACTTGTCATCCTTAGAGGCGGAGTCCGGTGTGCCGGCTGATTTGTTAGAGAAGTACAACCTGGGGACGGATTTTAATGCAGGGGGTGGGATTGTTTATATGCCGGCAAAAG ATCCAACTGGAAATTATCCTCCTCTAAAGAT CAGAGCCATTGCAGGCATATCTGTTGCAGGAGTTGCTGGATCTTTCTTTTTGGCATCTTGTTTTTACTTTGGATTTTATAGAAGGAGAGAGGTTGAGGCATCATTGTTCCCAGAAGCAGCAGAAAGCCCCTATATTCACCACAGACATG GGTCTGGAAATATATTGGAGCAGACTTCGGAAACAGCTGCTCTTGTTGGTTCACCGGGGCTAACAGGTTTTACAGTGGACAAATCTGTGGAGTTCTCTTATGAAGAACTTGCTAAGGCTACTAATGACTTCAGCATGGATAATAAGATTGGACAAGGTGGGTTTGGAGCAGTGTACTATGCTGAACTAAGAGGCGAG AAAGCTGCAATCAAGAAGATGGATATGCAAGCGTCGAAAGAATTTCTCGCTGAGCTGAAGGTCTTAACACACGTTCATCACTTAAATCtg GTGCGCTTAATAGGATATTGCGTCGAAGGTTCCCTATTCTTGGTCTATGAGTTCATTGAGAATGGAAATCTAGGTCAACATTTGCGGAGTAATTCGGGTAAGGATCCATTGCCATGGTCGACTAGGGTACAAGTAGCTTTGGACTCAGCCAGAGGCCTTGAATACATCCATGAGCATACTGTACCTGTATATATCCACCGTGATGTCAAATCAGCAAACATTTTGATAGACAAAAACTTCCGCGGAAAG GTTGCGGATTTTGGTTTGACAAGGCTTACTGAAGTTGGAAGTGCTTCATTGCACACACGCCTTGTCGGTACATTTGGATACATGCCTCCAGA GTATGCTCAATATGGTGATGTCTCCTCCAAGATAGATGTATATGCATTCGGAGTTGTGCTCTACGAACTGATATCCGCCAAGGAAGCTGTTGTCAAGACAAATGAATTTATCACTGAATCCATGGGACTTGTAGCTTTG TTTGAGGAAGTTCTGGGACAGCCTGATCCAAGAGAAAATCTCCCTAAGCTTGTTGATGCTAGGCTTGGAGACGACTACCCTCTTGACTCGGTTTGCAAG ATGGCCCAGCTTGCCAGAGCTTGCACACAAGAAAATCCGCATGTAAGGCCAAGCATGAGGTCGATTGTGGTTGCACTAATGACACTTTCCTCTTCAACTGAAGATTGGGATGTTGGTTCACTCTATGAAAATCAAGCTATTGTCGATCTAATGTCAGGAAGGTAG